In Apis mellifera strain DH4 unplaced genomic scaffold, Amel_HAv3.1 GroupUN_248, whole genome shotgun sequence, the DNA window aaaaaacatgaaatattataaaaatagaaaaactaatataattaataaaaataattaaaaaaaataaaaatctgcaattgaaaataaacttatatgatataataatatctagataatttaaataattttcatattttttgattttttgtttaaatgtcTTAAATCTGAAttctcgaaatataaattcgcTATACATGTTGAAACGTATTGCAAtgtatatatcgattaaatcaATGGAATTAAATCAATGGCTGATATAAGATTGGAATTAAGACGATGTGATTCTGCTTTATATGAACTTAAATCTATTGCTTGAATCAATATCGCAGCATATTTCAACATAAtggttttaatataatttttaatttaatttttgaactatatgtatatatatccttaGAAacttaaagtatatatataatttaaaaaaatataaatttttttctacctcACTCATAAGATATAtcatcttttcttattttccatAAACTAATAAAGtcaacaaaatcaaaattaattattcgaaataaagagattttcatatcaattttaataatttttggatatgctataaaagacaaaattttttccagatatatgacaaaacaaattaaaattttgataaatgaaacaaaagacagaagaagaaatgagaaagaaagagagagaagaagagaaaaagtatataaaagtatataaaattcgaatataaaattttagttttgaatctttattaacttctaagatattaataaaaaatttttagtatacACGTCCCtggcaatatatatattaatattattgtataactgTTTTTCTATTGTTTCTATAAACATATCATAGTGAGTGACATCCAAAATATGTATAACGAATAGATTGCtcaaaaatctatttctttgCCAAGAGCGTACATGTAtaggtatatattataacaaaagttttttattaatatctcagaaataataataataaattaataaagtccaaaaactaaaaatttaaaaacttttttctcttccagttttcaaaatttagcTCGTTTAGCTAAAAAATGTATCccgttttatcttttttttctttacatatactcagttttaatttttaattttttaaaaaaagattgttattataaaattttatttatacatataagttatatatataagaaaaattctatgttatatatatgtaaaactgCAATcactatttatctattattcatataactaTATTGCACCAAAAAacattcgaaaatataaatcaaaaaatttctttataaattatgtaataataacaatctttttttatatcaaatataattaagatcgaacaacaataatatgcaaagaaagaaattgtttaaaatattgatttctatatcatatctaaaaatcatcgaaatttctctaattcgaataattaccaaatcaaaaaaaaacactaatttttaaaacatctattttcttaaataattaacatgttTTCGATTATACAATAGTTAAtaggatattattataaataataaatattttctaaaaatgaaaaaagttaaaaacttaaaattcttcaaaaatcaataaattttagctTCTTGAActtctgaaaaatttatttttgttataaattcaaaattcttgaaataaatgtaatttagaataatttatataacttatgatgatataaatttatttttatttaataataattgaatttgtcTAGacatcttaattaaattcattttaattaatgaaatttcattataataaacatttatttttatattataataaattatgcaataaattatataaaaaagaaaatataaaaatttaattttttgtaaatcaaaattataattattattattattagttaactagaaattcaaatttgaaaaattgcagaaaacaaaatttgtaacatttttaattcctgaaaataaattactgtttagaaaaaataaaagaaaaaacaaaatattatgaattttgaataaaaactaaaaattttgaaaattttgagaaaaagttaatacataaaaaataattattaattaattacataaagtttcgaatttgagtttcataaatacaaaagatttttatcaatcttcaattttttcatatgaatgaaattaaaaataatattataaatatataataatataatataacatataatattataaatattataatattatataaatttcaataaaatttcattttaaaagaagtataatttaattcagaaatataattctatccaaatttatttaaaaatgagtagaatcaaatatatcataaaatataagatacaaaataaaatagtatgaacttttaagaaatacaaaaaatgtttctaaattctaaatatattaaatataattctacatatccatgatttttcattttttttagttttaatgaatcattttcaaacattttatttttcgtatagaaatatatttatttgcataaatttaattttctcgcaaatctattatatcgttacattatcaaatatcaaatatataataaaattaattaaaaataaaatttttaatatttaaagaacaaataaaatatgaaatatttcaaataaatttttttctaaatttcttaataaaatatttcatttattatttattctatatttctgtaattaaattaatgattctgtaataatatttatttatttctgtaaataaaatgtagaaattttaatttatcattgactaatatgtatatagcaatctatttttataagaatataaaatcattaaaatcataaaaaaaaaagaataattatctagaaaaaaaagtttcctattgattttaataatttttaaatatgttgtaaaagataagattccaaataattttttttaatatatatccgctattcaatcttaatttttgagatatttgcaaaaaaataaaattttatttatgttaattttatttatgtatgtatatgagtctgttttttttataattataaattaaatttattataaattaataaattttttaataaataattttctattaatataaacatatcatGATGACAgacaattacaatatataaaacagctgaattaatcaaaaacttatttctaaattacaataaaatattatttgaaaaaagcaaatcttaatacataattaacaTATCAAGTTTAGATATTTCATAGAAATCATCacagtattattaatatttatataatatatatacaattttataataagagttattaatttctattgtttGTTTTGTAACATTAATCGTtctaatactaatatatttttttattttctttcagatCGGAGAATATTTAAACTCGCTATGGATAAATActaatggataaataaaaatgtgatgATATTAATTCATGATCAAATACTCACGCAGCatgataaaaacatattttaaaaaaatactgtaataaaaattttttttcaaatattttaaaaattaaaatcgattaaatataagaaaaaattattcaaaatcttattttctataaaatccaatattaaatatccaaaaattattagaatcaaTGATAAtacttttctaaataatcaaaaagaataaaagaaaaataatatattattttatatatataataatatatataataatatatttaatataataataaatttttataatatatatatacatatatacatatataattatatcataatattaaaaattttgttactaTAAATAAACCATAGTTATCGCATATTCCATAACAATGCAAAATAGTATTACATagggattaaattaaaataagtattatattgaattaacatATGAATAAGTATCtatgttttcaattttgaataacgttatatgaaattttaaattttaaatttaattaactttacatttaattaatttaaaatataatatttatataaactgaTGAAAACTTCCATCATTTAaacatatcaatataaaatataaaataagttaaattataaaaattaataatataagaataatttttaatataaaatatatatggatatacAATTACCTCATTTCTTGTAGAAGACATGATGTTCActgttatgtatttatataccaATCATtattgatagaaaatataaatttcttcataGGTATATTGCACCAATgccatataaaaaatttatcttcacaaaatcaaatatattaatatactactaatattatttttataattattaaaaaattatactaaaaactcattaatttgaattaatattcaagttaaatattcaagataatataacctcaaattaaataaatcaaaataacctAAACAAAATGTAAGATAAActcattatattatcaatatattcattattattaatttaatattaatatgactATCATtcactttataattaaaatctaaataattgtttcaacctaaataacattatacaaatcaagaaatatatatgtataatgtatttttaaaaatacactaCACCATATTGAAATGTtgacaatattataatctatgtATAAATCtcgataagaaataatttttaaaaattaaaaataactttttaaaaattaaataatataatagacacaattattttaagtttctttataaaaaaatatacacaataaatattatgatatataagttatatcaataaaaatatttgattttattataatttcaagtataaattcaaatttattgttaaaattaaaaaataaaataatatttaataataattaaaactaagaataaaaacattatatttaaataaaaaaactataaataaaaatataaataaatatttcaaatatttcttaagtgaaatatatattttataatgtttacaaatttattttataatgtatacaaatatattttatatacaaatatatataaaatataatataaaaataataatctcctatattaattaaataacattttaaaaaatataaaaaaatattttagatataataatataatttttaggttagaaaatttaattttaaatataaaatatatagaaaaaaattgaagaatattctttaaaattatgaatgaaaattaatttttttaatttaactgaaatatcaattatttttaaaaatgaaattttatgcaacgatttaaaaatatattatattttgttattatattttacatttcttaatatcttgatttcataaaaaatcattcataaaatttattgtgtttcaataatatagatttattttttataaataaattaaagaataaattatttaaaaaaaattttgaatttatttaaataaaaaaaaacttactattagatgtattatatatacaatattccattttaatttcctataggaaatcacaaaatattagataaatgcTGTCacttatttgatttttcactattattaaacaagacaaagttatgattttttaatttttaacttgaaacttatattttttaatacaatgatTGTAGtcagtattaaaatattatttaaacttcttctgaaatataaatcttcaaCATGTtgctaatattaattatccaatATAAATCGTATTGGGATTATAAGatcaaatttatgtatatcataaaaatacaaaacgaAATcctaaatatagaaatatagaatataaatccacatatagaaatttctaaatagcatttcataaaaacatcaaatgtatttatatttggtataatggaaaataatgctttttgttttgttataaacaatttatttatgtttgtcTCAaacacatttaaatataatctacttcagaaataataaataccttacaaacaatttcaattcatgtttattaaaaatgcaataaatgctttttattaacattaataattcattttattcaaaaatcaaagattcaaaaaatggtgatgaatattgattttaaataactacaaaaaacaatgaaaaatatgacgAAATCCAAAATGATTATACATAATGACAATTGTGATACTTATACTTATAAAtgtgtatgtaaaaaaaaatcaaaaatatgaaaaactttttctatttttcacatctttattatttatcatatttttttaatataacgcaaatatattcaataaatcgtatcaaactatatttatgaaatcatACTTGTTATGGAATTTATGatgatacaatatattattttcaagtataatataaattataataaatataatataatattaatatgttctaataattctctttattttttatacatatttttgttatgctttcatatttatatatatatatatatatttttattatgagatattttttagaggattaattcttaaaacaaatttttatataaaaatatcaactatttattaatttaattattaaattataatttatttataagttagtattattattttagataaaagataaatagagTTTGACAACACGTCATAACGATATGATGAAGATAAAGCTATTTCACtcttatgattttaatttctaacacaaacttataatttaataataataataatttttaaaaataattttttaattatatatataaacttgctttataattgcaattttgtaataaagattttttttaaccaatAGCAAttctagtaatttttaattaaaaaatattctagtaattttttagcaaaacatatataatatattttataatattaataattataatttatcgtttcattatatttaattaaattgtgtcatattttttattattcattattataataaatattagtacATTTTATGTAATTCATTTCTAATGAATCTTAAATTGTATCTGATTATATCATGAATATAAAGAGATGATGAGAACAGACATTTTActgtacatataaaaatatacttattattaaatgacgTCAAACCATTTTAaggttatatttatcaatagtaTAACAaagtgttaaaataaaaaaaatatattaatgtagtTTATATGAGTTGtacatatatctaaaaattatatatattaataaatatattaaaattataatgactTATGAATTgcattatacattaaaatattttaatattataatatcattatttaaaatatcattataaaaaaaagtaatgtaaaaagtaatagtaatatattttataaattgaaagttatttaaacgaataaaaatatgagtaCGCAAAAAGGAAATTCCAATCGATCAAGAccacaaaaatatcaaaaccaaattgcttttaaaaatgatttacatgacaaatcaaataaaacaaaatgtattaatagtaTTCAAGTTACAAATGTTTGTGAAAGatgtaaaaagataattgagtggaaaattaaatataaaaaatataaaccatTAAAAACAGCTGCAAAGTGTATCAAATGTGAACagaaaacaataaaacatgcttatcataatatatgtttaactTGTGCTGCACAATATAATGTATGTCCAAAATGTGGTAATGaagataatattgttaaagaagaatttaataaaacagaaattataaaattagatacacAATtacaaaacttattaaaaagacTACCTGAACGAAAACGAAGAACATTCATGCgctatataaattgtaatgatgttttaattataatataatattgtacttatatatattatatatatatcatatattacatatttgtattattgatattattttcagctataaataaagaagacaAATCtaacaatacaataaaaaatgaagaagaagatataaataaagaaaaagagaaaaaaaatacaaataattgtatatctaaagaagatttattattaaaattaaaatctttgataattaaagaagATAATGATGACTttgacattaataataaatttgattcagATTCAGAatgatttatgtaaaaaatattttatgtaaatcattaatataattatttttaataaattattgcaattgcattgataattttttaatataattgtatatttagtaaattacttaattttattttcatataattttaaaattccaaaaaataaaaatacattttataattaataaataatgtaaattttatatattttatataatatacgtaatacatagatatataaaatataatatataattatgcttataatatatatatatatatatatacatatatatatatataaaatactcacatagttttcacaaaatattattattataaaaaatatgtgtttataaaagttatctggtttaaagaaatacaatatatgatattaatagttttattatagataaatatataaggatTACATATTGATTACATGATTAAGTGATATGACTATTTCACACTATTGtcttatctttatttcaatgcttatcaaaaataaatcttaatatttctgattaatttttgcatttattttgatttctcaaaatcgatgtttcaaaggcatatcttataaataacaaaaaaatgtatatataataaaatgcaatacACATTGTCACAAACTAattcacaaatattaaattcaatgctataatactaaaaattttttgtaaataactcaaaaattaaagttgactgccaattatgtatatatataaaaaattattcaaaataatgggtttaataacatattaaaattaagtttaatttgagttattaaattaaattacttattaattctctcattcaagaaaaaaatattatgtcaaGGATTTCATTACAATTCATTGATACTTTATTGATATTAGCAACatacatttttgtaataatatttgtattattattaaatgtattttaaagatattagtTTAGcacaaataatgatttttaaatgtatatctctaaatatatatcagaattttttcaaattttaaaaagattaatatttgtttatatatcataagtatataatcaaatttacatGATGCAGCAGATTGATGTCCATATGTATCATTAAAATAgagcataattatttaaaagtataattattttaaattatttaaaaatatttaaaagtataaatagtattatattattgaatttatcttGGCatcaattatctttaattacgatgaaatcaaaatatattatatatattatatataaaataaaagtacattatttaaaaaaaattaagatgatttttttctaaaaaacaattttgagaattttaaatatttatagtttttaattgattcaaaacagatcaacttttatttaaaatatttttttattacattactgAAAATgctttaaaagttattatatttgctgaaataaatatgatttcataatgaatattatatgaatatttattttgttaaaaaatgatttattacataacaatatatatgtttattaaaacattttaaaatatataaaaaatacataacactatttaaataaatatttaattgtttttttttttatttttttattagtgattgtcatatgtaattataaatattaaatatgaaatataaaaatgtattttaaaaattttgttaaattaataatatcttaaaaaatagaataaataatgaacaaaaaaaaattaaattacaaaaaaatacagatatatatcatatctatctatatttatatatgttatataagttCGTGGATTtaagcaaatatttatatatttattatatatatttattatatattttttttttattatatattttcgacacaatttttccataaaaaaaaatttactactaaaaatgtaaaaaaaagttttaataatgtaatataaattataacaaataataaatgatgataataaaataattattttttatataaatttgtttatatcttGTATtgtttatgtgtatatatagttatttttttattatttattattttttatgtttataatttaataaaatttaaaaattttttaaaatttgataaaatatttgatttataaaaaaattataaatttaaattataaaattaattaattaattaaattatcaagaaaaatttcaaatagacattaataatattagatgtatgaaaataaatgtcaataaatgtcaatgaaaaaattaataaaaatcttatatttattattataacttttagaaaatgttttatttaaaaatacatccaAATTTTTCGCACAATGATTCAAGGATAcaattgttattgaaaataatttccgaTAATTAGAGGGTTATAATTGgcaatcatttttcaatttttactaataaaataaatccgtacaatttctttattaattcataatacatgaaatcaatcaatttgtATATCTCACTTTTCCTATATAAGACGATTGAATCAATCCCAAAAACTTCAGAAAATCAGAATTTAAGCAAACAACATCCAGAAGCACATTAGAATCCATGTTCATTGCACATAGTATAatcttaaaacaattataatttaatttatggtCTCCAAAAATCAATtcataagtataaaattatattgcgatttaaatattagatattacaatttttgaattccaaatgatattacaattgaatgaattccaaaaattaattctaaattattataattttgaatgtatCAAACTAAAGTTGAATTAGTAaagttgtaattttatataatgttattattaaatgttataatattatatcatatattatatacataaataaatattatttaaataaaatatatatataaaaaatatatattataagatatttatttaatgtttaagtTGATTTTTAAAGTTGATTTTaggaattgtattaaatttttatattcttataaatatgacATTTAATCTATGGTTATTgcgttttatatacataagtcATTTTCTCAGTAGAGGGCATTGTAAGCATTTGTATATGAAGCATATACAAgtgtgatataaaatttcaaagattatttaagaatttatttaagtatatatataattgtaattgctGTTATTTgtgttctaataaaataatttttataataaatatgacatCAGCAATAGAATCTATGGTTGTAGATGAAAAACAATTACCAGAAAAACCGATAGATAGAGAAAAAGTAAGAAGAAACATTAAACATTTTctagaaatatcgataaagaattaatacttttagattttaaaaagattaattacttaatttttattattaatatatttacatattcttatatatttttctaataaatttttagacatGTCCACTTTTATTGAGAGTATTTTGCAATACAGGCAGACATCATAATATAATGGAATACAGTAGAGGAAATGTTCCTTCAaatgaattacaaatatatacatggtaaaatgttttatattttaatatttataactatatatttattcttattttataatttatacagaaATAAAACGAACATTTAGAACTTTCAAGTAATGTTTATTCAACATATAGGATGGATGCAACTTTAAGAGAAATTACAGGATTAGTTAAGGAAGTAAATCCAGATGCTAGAAGTAAAGGaacatattttgatttttcattagtAACACCAGAATTACGAAATTCTGGATATCGTATGCGAGAAATTGGTGTAACTTGCTCAGGACAAAAAGGTGCAGATGATAATAAAACACTTGCCCAAGCAAGGTATACaaagtgttttttttaaattaaagttaattcaaaactaaaaattttaatttttaacattttaattataggtTTACAATTGGtgattatttagatatatcaATAACACCACCAAATCGACAACCAGCAATTAGACGTGGTGCATTAcgtcaatattaatttaaataataaacattttattttttgtaaattatgttaatttcttagttttctattaataaagaatatgtaatactaaaattatcatgtaacaatttatttatttttattttacgaaaatttattacttatttttattaaatattttacaatttattaaaaaattagtttaataataataagatattaaataagattgagatttaataaatattgataatttttctaacaaaaatatttttaaatatttttaaattagaaattaaattaaatataaaatggttatttatatctgtatgacattttaaaatatattcaaataagatacattatctaatattaaaatatttgaaattttatagaaattagttgtattaattttgtacaaaaaatttaagtaaaagttaaatatctttataaacaatttaatttgatattataattttatagaaaaaaataatttgttttataatatatataattaatatgtaatatatattatatattatgtattatatatattatatatattatatattatatattatgtaatatatatttatatattacattatatatgtttatatatataatatatttatataatatgtagaataaaatatgtaaagttATAGTAAGTAATAAAGctgttttttcaattctaggttttaatatatgttttcttttttaaattaaataatttatagaaattaatcataaagaatatgacattttttatataggatTTTCtttgagatttaaaaaaaatcatttcattttttaaaaaatatatatgatattaaaataaaatcttatctaatatatatatatacatatatattatctaatataaaatatataatatctaatatcaatttcacttttgatattttttattcaattatcatatttattcaattatgaaataattatacattataatataaaaatgatttaatgatctaatgatataaaaaatatgtacaatatatgactaaaatataaattaaaatcaatttataataaacacaaaaatattttaaaccagctaaattaacaaaatcaatGACAGAgattaatctataaattttctaatttttaatattattaatttctgacttctaatcaaattttttttatgaaatttttttttgttctgatTTTCAATGAGATATAAAATTGCAGTCAgaatttatttagttaattatgataataaatcaatttaaaattctttatcatatttttattaagaatactgcattgataaaaatattattccaaagtcttcaatatttcaatttaattttctgttaatgctagaaataatgataaatatttatgtcagagttattaaattgatttaatgtaaaatatgatttcaatctaataagaatataagttacaatttgttataaaattacaattctaaaattagaatcagaagaatcatttataatttttaacatttttcgtgtttttattataaaatttaaagatttgaataaaatttatataaattttaataattataaatatatctcacatacatattaataatttatgtaatatatatcttgttatattattatattatattatataatatcttattatataacattttattattttttattatattgatatttccaAGCAACTactttcttaatataaatctaattaaaaatattttaaatttactgaaaaaatatatatatattttatttatcatgttacttgagaaaaaattaaaaaaaaattctggatctatttgacaaatatttattactgatttattatatagcaaATTCTGATCTTAGCactactaaaaatttaatattctattat includes these proteins:
- the LOC727142 gene encoding uncharacterized protein C9orf85 homolog — protein: MSTQKGNSNRSRPQKYQNQIAFKNDLHDKSNKTKCINSIQVTNVCERCKKIIEWKIKYKKYKPLKTAAKCIKCEQKTIKHAYHNICLTCAAQYNVCPKCGNEDNIVKEEFNKTEIIKLDTQLQNLLKRLPERKRRTFMRYINSINKEDKSNNTIKNEEEDINKEKEKKNTNNCISKEDLLLKLKSLIIKEDNDDFDINNKFDSDSE
- the LOC100576967 gene encoding histone deacetylase complex subunit SAP18, yielding MTSAIESMVVDEKQLPEKPIDREKTCPLLLRVFCNTGRHHNIMEYSRGNVPSNELQIYTWMDATLREITGLVKEVNPDARSKGTYFDFSLVTPELRNSGYRMREIGVTCSGQKGADDNKTLAQARFTIGDYLDISITPPNRQPAIRRGALRQY